The following proteins are encoded in a genomic region of Thiomonas sp. X19:
- a CDS encoding heavy metal response regulator transcription factor has protein sequence MRILIVEDEAKTAAYLKRGLGENGFVADVAADGTDGLHLALTQPYDLVVLDAMLPGRDGWSVLRELRRKLATPVLMLTARDGVADRVRGLELGADDYLVKPFAFSELLARVRSVLRRGPARMPEVVEVADLSVDLHRQRAERGGQRLALTPKEFALLALLARRAGEVLSRTLIAEQVWDMNFASDTNVVDVHIRRLRSKLDDPYPTPLLHTVRGVGYVLEARDAR, from the coding sequence ATGCGCATCCTGATCGTGGAAGACGAAGCCAAGACCGCAGCCTATCTCAAACGTGGTTTGGGCGAGAATGGCTTTGTCGCCGACGTCGCCGCGGACGGCACCGATGGCCTGCATCTGGCCCTGACCCAGCCTTACGACCTCGTCGTGCTCGACGCCATGCTGCCCGGGCGCGACGGCTGGAGCGTGCTGCGTGAGTTGCGGCGCAAGCTGGCCACTCCGGTGCTGATGCTGACCGCGCGGGACGGCGTGGCCGACCGCGTGCGCGGGCTGGAACTGGGCGCGGACGATTACCTGGTCAAGCCCTTCGCGTTTTCCGAGTTGCTGGCGCGGGTGCGCAGCGTGCTGCGGCGCGGGCCGGCGCGCATGCCCGAAGTGGTGGAGGTGGCCGATCTCAGCGTCGATCTGCATCGCCAGCGCGCCGAGCGCGGCGGCCAGCGGCTGGCGCTCACACCCAAGGAGTTCGCCCTGCTGGCGCTGCTGGCGCGGCGCGCGGGCGAGGTGCTGTCGCGCACGCTGATCGCCGAGCAGGTGTGGGACATGAATTTCGCCAGCGACACCAATGTGGTGGACGTGCACATCCGCCGCCTGCGCAGCAAGCTCGACGACCCCTATCCCACGCCGCTGCTGCACACCGTGCGCGGCGTGGGCTATGTGCTGGAGGCGCGCGATGCGCGGTGA
- a CDS encoding heavy metal sensor histidine kinase: MSPPHWWGGFALRRLRQYGLPPRSLAARMAAAFALTLALILLAASTWVYWGLNARMMQEDRESVLRKLDTAVAVLRSYTADSDELRQEAYLPLPPDAPRDLFLRLRAADGRVLLQTPGFSPALDAARFDAPQANGAPNLRKVQLHHDLHFLTAMLPVMGRLSAGAPLQPMRIEVALNRSTESHILADYRLRLTVVLLTAILVAAAAGYAIAWRGLRPLRHMADAARDIGAQDLHRRLDTQHLPDELHTLALSFNATLQRLEESFGRISQFSADIAHELRTPISNLWGELEVALGRPREPGQYREALESAVEECARLSNMIQALLFLAQTEQPDAALRMERLDAAHELNALAEFFDAAAAEAGVRLQVQAAAGLALRADRMLLQRALANLIGNALAHTPAGGVVTLSAQPCAALSTQAQGECLRLEVADTGCGIAAEHLPYLFDRFYRADPARSRSRGGLGLGLALVRNIVRLHGGGVGAASSLGQGTRVWIDWPVWENAPQG, encoded by the coding sequence TTGTCTCCTCCTCACTGGTGGGGAGGATTTGCGCTGCGCCGCCTGCGCCAATACGGCCTGCCGCCGCGTTCGCTCGCGGCGCGCATGGCAGCGGCGTTCGCGCTCACCCTGGCGCTCATCCTGCTGGCCGCCAGCACCTGGGTGTACTGGGGTTTGAACGCGCGCATGATGCAGGAAGACCGCGAATCGGTGCTGCGCAAGCTCGATACCGCGGTGGCGGTGCTGCGCAGCTACACCGCCGACAGCGACGAACTGCGCCAGGAGGCTTACCTGCCGCTGCCGCCGGACGCGCCGCGCGATCTGTTCCTGCGGCTGCGCGCTGCCGATGGCCGGGTGCTGTTGCAGACCCCCGGCTTCAGCCCGGCGCTCGACGCGGCGCGTTTCGATGCGCCGCAGGCCAATGGCGCGCCCAACCTGCGCAAAGTGCAGCTGCATCACGATCTGCATTTCCTCACCGCCATGCTGCCGGTGATGGGGCGGCTTTCCGCCGGCGCGCCGCTGCAGCCCATGCGCATCGAGGTGGCGCTGAACCGCAGCACCGAGTCGCACATTCTGGCCGACTACCGCCTGCGCCTGACGGTGGTCCTGCTCACCGCCATTCTGGTGGCCGCAGCCGCGGGTTACGCCATCGCCTGGCGCGGCCTGCGCCCCTTGCGCCACATGGCCGACGCCGCGCGTGACATCGGCGCGCAAGACCTGCACCGGCGCCTGGACACCCAGCATCTGCCCGATGAGCTGCACACCCTGGCGCTGTCGTTCAACGCCACGCTGCAGCGCCTGGAGGAATCGTTCGGCCGCATTTCGCAGTTCTCCGCCGACATTGCCCACGAGTTGCGCACGCCCATTTCCAACCTCTGGGGCGAGCTGGAAGTGGCGCTGGGCCGCCCGCGCGAGCCGGGGCAATACCGCGAGGCGCTGGAGTCGGCGGTGGAGGAATGCGCGCGCTTGTCGAACATGATCCAGGCCTTGTTGTTCCTGGCGCAGACCGAGCAGCCGGACGCCGCGCTGCGCATGGAGCGGCTGGACGCGGCGCATGAACTGAACGCCCTGGCCGAGTTCTTCGATGCCGCCGCGGCCGAGGCCGGGGTGCGCCTGCAGGTGCAGGCGGCGGCCGGGCTGGCGCTGCGCGCCGACCGCATGTTGCTGCAGCGCGCCTTGGCCAACCTCATCGGCAACGCGCTGGCGCACACGCCGGCAGGCGGCGTGGTGACGCTGTCCGCCCAGCCATGCGCTGCGCTGTCCACCCAGGCCCAAGGCGAGTGTCTGCGCCTTGAAGTGGCCGACACCGGCTGCGGCATCGCCGCCGAGCACCTGCCCTATCTGTTCGACCGCTTCTACCGCGCCGATCCGGCGCGCAGCCGCAGTCGCGGTGGCCTGGGGCTGGGCCTGGCGCTGGTGCGCAACATTGTTCGCCTGCATGGCGGCGGGGTGGGCGCCGCCAGCAGCCTGGGGCAGGGCACGCGGGTGTGGATCGACTGGCCCGTCTGGGAGAACGCGCCGCAGGGTTGA
- a CDS encoding YncE family protein, translating into MRRQFLKAAASAALAPALARVVPAWAAGLPPDVVVVLNSGDATISLIEQSTRRVVQTFPVGKQPHHLMATPDNKLLIVANAVGNDLVFLNPISGRPEGTRAGIEDPYQIGFSPDKKWFLTNCLRLNRVDLYSYQGGRDLQLVKRMPLEALPSHMAFTADSQIAFISLQQTNEVAALHLPTQTLLWTLKVGETPAGVWLTPQDQTLLVGLTGADAVVAVDWRQRRIIKRIVTGKAAHNFRSLADGRHVLVSNRVANTISILDMQALTKVGDITGLKPGPDDMELSVDRRWLWTTFRFDRTVGVIDLQSHKLVDVIEVGKSPHGIYFYDRAPFYDNLSPAQQAHVPRAA; encoded by the coding sequence ATGCGTCGCCAGTTTCTCAAAGCTGCTGCCTCGGCAGCCCTCGCTCCCGCCCTGGCGCGGGTCGTTCCCGCCTGGGCTGCGGGCCTGCCGCCGGACGTGGTGGTGGTGCTCAACTCGGGCGACGCCACCATCAGCCTGATCGAGCAATCCACCCGCCGCGTGGTGCAAACCTTCCCGGTGGGCAAGCAGCCGCATCACCTCATGGCCACGCCCGACAACAAGCTGCTGATCGTGGCCAACGCGGTGGGCAACGACCTGGTGTTCCTCAACCCCATCAGCGGCCGGCCGGAAGGCACGCGCGCCGGCATTGAAGACCCCTATCAAATCGGCTTCTCGCCCGACAAGAAATGGTTCCTCACCAACTGCCTGCGCCTGAACCGGGTTGACCTCTACAGCTACCAGGGCGGGCGCGATCTGCAACTGGTCAAGCGCATGCCGCTCGAGGCGCTGCCGAGCCACATGGCGTTCACGGCCGACAGCCAGATCGCCTTCATCAGCCTGCAGCAAACCAACGAAGTGGCGGCCCTGCACCTGCCGACGCAAACCCTGCTGTGGACCCTGAAAGTGGGCGAAACCCCCGCCGGCGTCTGGCTCACGCCGCAGGACCAGACCCTGCTGGTGGGGCTCACCGGCGCCGACGCCGTGGTGGCGGTGGACTGGCGCCAGCGCCGCATCATCAAGCGCATCGTCACGGGCAAGGCGGCGCACAACTTCCGCTCGCTGGCCGACGGCCGGCATGTTCTGGTGAGCAACCGCGTGGCCAACACCATCAGCATCCTCGACATGCAGGCGCTGACCAAGGTGGGCGACATCACCGGCCTCAAGCCCGGGCCGGACGACATGGAGCTCTCAGTCGACCGCCGCTGGCTGTGGACCACCTTCCGCTTCGACCGCACCGTGGGCGTGATCGACCTGCAGTCGCACAAACTGGTGGACGTGATCGAGGTCGGCAAATCGCCCCACGGCATCTACTTCTACGACCGCGCCCCGTTCTACGACAACCTCTCCCCCGCGCAGCAGGCCCACGTGCCGCGCGCGGCCTGA
- a CDS encoding sterol desaturase family protein yields the protein MFNTASLALANAVGDAQTWLFVTLVQPLLYQFHFMDMDDLAYDGTLWVVAGAVQVAVIYLILRPLETVRPMEQWADRKAVRVDVIYTLINRLGLVGLVFFLVLQPAFDNLQAWLRLVGMVNLNLDELLPHMRTHALLGFVIYLVVLDFAGYWYHRWQHQIQWWWELHAVHHSQRQLSLWADDRNHLLDDALQQAFFAALALLIGVPPGQFVALTLVGGALQSLQHANIRMSFGSLGERLLVSPRFHRLHHAIGYGHELGHQNNARLYGCNFGVLFPWWDMLFHSVDFSTPPQPVGIRDQLPPPLGRGVDYGRGFWAQQWLGLQRMSRRLVLLRPQGGSKTGDAAGV from the coding sequence CTGTTCAACACCGCATCGCTGGCCCTGGCCAACGCCGTGGGCGACGCGCAAACATGGCTGTTCGTCACCCTGGTGCAGCCGCTGCTGTATCAATTCCATTTCATGGACATGGACGACCTGGCCTACGACGGCACCCTCTGGGTGGTGGCCGGCGCGGTGCAAGTGGCCGTCATCTACCTGATCCTGCGCCCGCTCGAGACGGTGCGACCGATGGAGCAATGGGCCGACCGCAAGGCCGTGCGGGTGGATGTGATCTACACCCTCATCAACCGCCTCGGCCTGGTCGGGCTGGTGTTCTTCCTCGTGCTGCAACCGGCGTTCGACAACCTCCAGGCCTGGCTGCGGCTGGTCGGCATGGTCAACCTCAACCTGGATGAGCTGCTGCCGCACATGCGCACCCACGCGCTGCTCGGCTTCGTCATTTATCTCGTGGTGTTGGACTTCGCCGGCTACTGGTACCACCGCTGGCAACATCAGATCCAGTGGTGGTGGGAACTGCACGCCGTGCACCACAGCCAGCGCCAACTCAGCCTCTGGGCCGACGACCGCAACCACCTGCTCGACGATGCCTTGCAGCAGGCCTTCTTCGCCGCCCTGGCCCTGCTCATCGGCGTGCCGCCAGGCCAGTTCGTCGCCCTCACCCTGGTGGGAGGCGCGCTGCAAAGCCTGCAGCACGCCAACATCCGCATGAGTTTCGGCAGCTTGGGTGAGCGCCTGCTGGTCAGTCCGCGTTTTCACCGCTTGCATCACGCCATCGGCTACGGCCATGAACTCGGCCACCAGAACAACGCCCGGCTCTACGGCTGCAATTTTGGCGTGCTGTTCCCCTGGTGGGACATGCTGTTCCACTCGGTCGATTTCTCCACCCCGCCCCAGCCTGTGGGCATACGCGACCAACTCCCGCCCCCGCTGGGACGCGGCGTGGATTACGGCCGTGGCTTCTGGGCGCAGCAGTGGCTGGGGCTGCAGCGCATGTCGCGTCGGCTGGTGCTGCTGCGGCCACAGGGCGGCAGCAAGACGGGCGACGCGGCGGGGGTTTGA
- a CDS encoding APC family permease: MASLAPFTWSQLSGGFKGLSLGFPLAIYLFIGWENSAMLAEETRNPRRNVPRALGIATLAIGALYVFLAYATEIAFHHDAKAIGASSIPFVDALKSSAALLLIVAYLAGLSSIFSSLIGLTNSQARILFNSGREGLLPAFFGNINPRHKTPQVAMWTFIAIAVLIVVVFGHNVQPVDLFGYTGTLGAIPIIITYLVTNLALPIYMLKHHRSDFKASRHLVLPLLGTALMLLPLWGLIEPGQPAPFNVFPSVALAALALAAIDGYVLARRHPDLAQRIGSHVADA; this comes from the coding sequence CTGGCCAGCCTGGCGCCGTTCACCTGGAGCCAGCTCTCCGGCGGCTTCAAGGGCCTGAGTCTGGGTTTTCCGCTGGCCATCTATCTCTTCATCGGCTGGGAAAATTCGGCGATGCTGGCGGAGGAAACCCGCAACCCCAGGCGCAACGTGCCGCGCGCCCTGGGCATCGCCACGCTGGCCATCGGCGCGCTCTATGTGTTCCTGGCCTACGCCACCGAAATTGCCTTTCACCACGACGCGAAGGCCATCGGCGCCTCGTCCATTCCCTTCGTCGACGCCCTCAAATCCTCGGCCGCCTTGCTGCTCATCGTGGCGTATCTGGCCGGCCTGAGCAGCATTTTTTCGTCGCTCATCGGCCTCACCAATTCGCAGGCGCGCATCTTGTTCAACTCGGGGCGCGAGGGCCTGCTGCCGGCGTTTTTCGGCAACATCAATCCCCGCCACAAGACACCGCAGGTGGCGATGTGGACCTTCATCGCCATTGCAGTGCTCATCGTCGTCGTGTTTGGCCACAACGTGCAGCCGGTCGACCTGTTCGGCTACACTGGCACGCTGGGCGCGATTCCGATCATCATCACCTATCTGGTGACCAATCTGGCGCTGCCGATCTATATGCTCAAGCACCACCGGAGCGATTTCAAGGCCTCGCGCCACCTCGTGTTGCCGCTGCTCGGCACCGCGCTGATGCTGCTGCCTTTGTGGGGTTTGATCGAGCCCGGGCAACCGGCGCCATTCAACGTCTTTCCGTCTGTCGCGCTGGCGGCACTGGCGCTGGCGGCCATCGACGGTTATGTGCTGGCACGGCGCCATCCGGATCTGGCGCAGCGCATTGGCAGCCATGTGGCCGATGCCTGA
- a CDS encoding cation diffusion facilitator family transporter produces MASTRDDHHHGHAHDDHTHGGGHAHHGRNTSARRLGWALAVLLAFTLLEAFGGWWSNSLALLSDAVHMAADSAALGLALFAQRIATRPANARLSYGWQRSPALAAFVNGLALLALTAWVVVEAALRLFQPEAVQAAWMLGIAIAGGLSNVAVFMVLSGGASLNERGARAHVLGDLLGSGAAVLAAVIILATGWTVADPLLSLFVSAMILRTGWAITRDSAHVLLEGAPAGFNEAAVRDELAQVPDIAGVHHVHAWSLSGEQTLVTLHAQLRMGADADATLRAIHHRLREHLGVAHATVQLECGDCADAPRDDPAHGCIPAPGSANGAAPTHLHGHAH; encoded by the coding sequence ATGGCCTCAACCCGCGACGATCATCACCACGGCCACGCGCATGACGACCACACGCATGGTGGCGGTCATGCCCACCACGGCCGGAACACCAGCGCGCGGCGGCTGGGCTGGGCGCTGGCGGTGTTGCTGGCGTTCACCCTGCTGGAAGCGTTCGGCGGCTGGTGGTCCAACTCGCTGGCGCTGCTGTCGGACGCGGTGCACATGGCGGCCGACAGCGCCGCGCTCGGCCTGGCGCTGTTCGCGCAGCGCATTGCCACGCGCCCGGCCAACGCCCGTTTGAGCTATGGCTGGCAACGCAGCCCGGCCCTGGCGGCTTTCGTCAACGGCTTGGCGCTGCTGGCGCTCACGGCCTGGGTGGTGGTGGAAGCCGCGCTGCGCCTGTTCCAGCCGGAAGCGGTGCAGGCGGCATGGATGCTGGGCATCGCCATTGCCGGCGGACTGTCCAACGTGGCGGTGTTCATGGTGCTGTCCGGCGGCGCCTCGCTGAACGAGCGCGGCGCGCGCGCCCATGTGCTGGGCGACCTGCTGGGCTCGGGCGCGGCGGTGCTGGCGGCCGTCATCATCCTCGCCACCGGCTGGACCGTGGCCGACCCGCTGCTGTCGCTGTTCGTTTCCGCCATGATTTTGCGCACCGGCTGGGCCATCACCCGCGACAGCGCCCATGTGCTGCTGGAAGGCGCGCCGGCCGGTTTCAACGAGGCCGCGGTGCGCGATGAACTGGCCCAAGTTCCCGACATCGCCGGCGTCCACCATGTGCATGCCTGGAGCCTGTCGGGCGAGCAGACGCTGGTGACGCTACACGCCCAATTGCGCATGGGCGCCGATGCCGACGCCACGCTGCGCGCCATTCACCACCGCCTGCGCGAACACCTGGGCGTCGCCCACGCCACGGTGCAACTCGAATGCGGCGACTGCGCCGATGCGCCGCGCGACGATCCCGCCCATGGCTGCATCCCCGCGCCAGGCTCTGCCAACGGGGCGGCGCCCACACACCTGCACGGCCACGCGCATTGA
- a CDS encoding ATP-binding protein: protein MRARVQGAEARLTVWNQEPGLPHGRERAVFEKFTRGEPESPIPGVDLAICRVIVEARGGTITAANQPMGGAAFSVRLPLQAAPQLEPGGDAEHQAEAETDKSPASAATDPAALASGPTAALPASPELP from the coding sequence GTGCGCGCACGCGTGCAGGGAGCCGAAGCGCGCCTCACGGTGTGGAACCAGGAGCCGGGGCTGCCGCACGGGCGCGAGCGGGCGGTGTTCGAAAAATTCACCCGGGGCGAACCCGAATCGCCCATTCCGGGCGTGGACCTGGCCATCTGCCGGGTCATCGTCGAGGCGCGCGGCGGCACGATCACGGCGGCGAACCAGCCCATGGGCGGCGCCGCGTTCAGCGTGCGCTTGCCGCTGCAGGCCGCGCCGCAACTGGAGCCCGGCGGCGATGCCGAGCACCAGGCCGAGGCCGAGACCGACAAGTCGCCCGCCTCGGCAGCCACGGATCCAGCGGCTCTCGCGTCCGGGCCGACGGCCGCGCTGCCGGCATCGCCGGAGTTGCCGTGA
- the folE gene encoding GTP cyclohydrolase I FolE yields the protein MKPTTDPIPVTQTEAEAAIRTLLRWAGDDPAREGLRDTPRRVAKAYQEWFAGYAQDPTAYLARTFEEVAGYDEIIVLRNIEFESHCEHHMAPIIGRVHVGYLPRSRVVGISKLARVVDAYAKRLQVQEKMTAQIAQCIHDTLQPIGVGVVIEASHECMTTRGVHKRGVSMVTSTLLGSFREDHRTRDEFMRLMRG from the coding sequence ATGAAACCCACGACCGACCCCATCCCCGTGACCCAGACCGAGGCCGAAGCCGCCATCCGCACCCTGCTGCGCTGGGCCGGCGACGACCCGGCGCGCGAAGGCCTGCGCGACACCCCGCGCCGTGTGGCCAAGGCCTACCAGGAATGGTTCGCCGGCTATGCGCAGGACCCCACGGCGTATCTCGCCCGCACCTTCGAGGAGGTGGCTGGCTACGACGAGATCATCGTGCTGCGCAACATCGAGTTCGAGAGCCACTGCGAGCACCACATGGCGCCCATCATCGGCCGCGTCCACGTGGGCTACCTGCCGCGCAGCCGCGTCGTCGGCATCAGCAAGCTGGCGCGGGTGGTGGACGCGTATGCCAAGCGCCTGCAGGTGCAGGAGAAGATGACGGCGCAAATCGCCCAGTGCATCCACGACACTCTGCAACCCATCGGCGTGGGCGTGGTGATCGAGGCCAGTCACGAATGCATGACCACCCGCGGCGTGCACAAGCGCGGTGTGAGCATGGTGACCAGCACGCTGCTGGGCAGCTTCCGCGAAGACCACCGCACGCGCGATGAGTTCATGCGGCTGATGCGGGGGTGA
- the gcvA gene encoding transcriptional regulator GcvA, with product MQKMHQPSCMVCANNWRRNFIAKSNRLTYIKATGSCIHKLLFLCDISFSKSMMKSLPLHALRCFECTGRRLSMKEAARELHITPAAVSQQISKLESRLGVQLFVRSVRRITLTDEGQRYLQSIRSAFRLIDDATQALTGKMGPLTITVSCTVGFAMQWLLPRLARWEALVPDVEVRISTGNRLVHLGTDDIDFAVRHGLGRYEGLTAECLIDDQLQPVCSPELQGSMQGAITIQDLRHFTLLHDEHRLDWALWLQAVGAQDVDGNRGPVFVNSNGVIEAAIAGHGVALVRQSLVKEELTNRRLVMPFGTKIKSGIAYYLVYEPTTPAQVHHQRFRDWIHKEAADGMGLQSHQ from the coding sequence ATGCAGAAAATGCATCAACCATCATGCATGGTCTGCGCTAACAATTGGCGGCGAAATTTCATTGCAAAGTCAAATCGCTTGACTTATATTAAAGCCACTGGAAGCTGTATTCACAAACTATTATTTCTTTGCGACATCAGTTTTTCTAAATCGATGATGAAATCTCTCCCATTGCACGCCCTACGTTGCTTCGAGTGCACTGGCCGCCGGTTGAGCATGAAAGAGGCGGCACGGGAGCTGCATATCACCCCGGCCGCGGTCAGTCAGCAAATCTCCAAGTTGGAGAGTCGACTGGGTGTTCAGCTCTTCGTCCGAAGCGTGCGGCGCATCACACTCACGGACGAAGGCCAGCGCTATCTCCAGTCCATCCGCTCGGCGTTTCGTCTGATTGACGACGCAACCCAAGCCTTGACTGGAAAGATGGGGCCGTTGACGATCACCGTGAGTTGCACGGTCGGCTTTGCCATGCAATGGCTGCTGCCGCGCTTGGCAAGATGGGAAGCATTGGTCCCTGACGTCGAGGTGAGGATCAGCACTGGCAACAGGCTCGTGCACCTTGGCACGGACGATATTGACTTTGCCGTGCGGCATGGCCTGGGGCGCTATGAAGGATTGACTGCGGAATGCCTGATCGACGATCAACTCCAGCCGGTCTGCAGTCCCGAACTCCAGGGGAGCATGCAAGGCGCCATCACCATCCAAGATTTGCGCCACTTCACCTTGTTGCACGATGAGCACCGGCTGGATTGGGCGTTGTGGCTTCAGGCTGTTGGCGCCCAAGATGTGGATGGGAATCGAGGGCCTGTCTTCGTGAACTCGAATGGTGTCATTGAGGCGGCCATCGCTGGGCACGGCGTCGCCTTGGTCCGTCAGTCGCTGGTGAAGGAAGAACTGACGAATCGGCGACTGGTGATGCCGTTCGGGACGAAGATCAAGTCAGGTATTGCCTACTACTTGGTGTATGAGCCGACAACGCCCGCTCAAGTGCATCACCAGCGATTTCGTGATTGGATTCATAAGGAGGCGGCGGATGGGATGGGCCTGCAGAGCCATCAATAA
- a CDS encoding DMT family transporter, whose protein sequence is MRTSDFMRLLLLSAIWGASFLFMRMIAPTLGALPTAFFRVLLGAIGLALILMALHLRWNFKGKFRSTLILGVINSGIPFLMYSIAARILPAGYSAILNATTPLMGVILGALLFSEKLTRSRVAGVLLGFAGVALLVDTGPVTATHHVLLGAGACLIATACYGAAGFLTKRWISERGGLDSKLVAFGSQIGATLCLFPFFAYSATTNPPASWGGSELWAAIGALGLICTALAYILYFRLIADIGPIKSLTVTFLIPPFGVLWGFLFLNEPLSWSYLFSGGLIGLAVWMVLKKNDTDNFVKTAKLTSKLVQDLNP, encoded by the coding sequence ATGAGAACTTCTGATTTCATGCGATTGCTTTTGCTGTCCGCCATTTGGGGGGCAAGCTTTTTGTTTATGCGAATGATCGCCCCCACACTGGGCGCGTTGCCGACAGCATTTTTTAGGGTCCTGCTCGGTGCAATCGGACTGGCCCTTATTCTTATGGCACTGCATCTACGATGGAATTTCAAAGGTAAATTTCGATCGACCTTGATTCTGGGGGTGATCAATTCTGGCATCCCCTTTCTCATGTACAGCATCGCAGCTCGAATTTTGCCTGCAGGTTATTCCGCGATCTTGAATGCAACGACACCATTGATGGGTGTCATTCTGGGCGCTCTGCTCTTCTCGGAGAAATTGACTCGCAGCCGAGTTGCCGGAGTCTTACTGGGATTCGCAGGCGTTGCTCTGCTCGTCGATACGGGACCTGTGACAGCGACGCATCATGTCTTGCTTGGCGCTGGGGCCTGCCTCATTGCAACGGCCTGTTATGGCGCTGCCGGTTTTTTGACCAAGCGCTGGATCAGCGAGCGCGGCGGCTTGGACAGCAAACTCGTGGCCTTCGGGAGTCAAATCGGAGCGACATTATGTCTATTCCCATTCTTTGCCTACTCCGCGACAACAAATCCTCCGGCCAGTTGGGGCGGGAGCGAACTGTGGGCAGCCATTGGCGCCTTGGGGCTGATTTGTACTGCCCTCGCCTATATTCTCTATTTCAGACTGATTGCGGACATTGGACCGATTAAGTCGCTGACCGTCACGTTTCTCATCCCGCCTTTTGGTGTTCTATGGGGTTTTCTGTTTTTGAATGAACCCTTGTCTTGGAGTTATTTGTTCAGTGGTGGTCTGATTGGGTTGGCGGTATGGATGGTTCTCAAGAAAAATGATACTGATAATTTTGTTAAAACAGCAAAATTAACATCCAAGCTGGTTCAAGACCTGAATCCGTGA
- a CDS encoding IS1380-like element ISCARN34 family transposase: MGFGFRVKQLDYDLTPVAGLALVGHHLKRLDPLFKRLDAQWPCRGGLPPSTLMRSYVGLLAQSKSDFDAIEGFRGDRFFQEALGLVGVPSSPTLRQRLDAQAALWFDFTSQAIEALLRKSQPDYGLLPCGHVPLDIDTFAMDNSGTAKDGVSRTYAGVDGYCPLAAYLGTHGFCLEFALRPGAQHSASETTYNLETAVPMAQRLSTAGPKAPILVRMDAGFCSAALMADMQRCNRPGLPRVDVLIKWNPRKTDPLEVLRRQELEGGLLWQHPRAGKRVAVWEVAVQVEGIAHRLRRIVRITERTVDARGQQFLVPEIILEGWTTSLPKAISAEAIIDLYAGHATHEQFHAEFKTDMDLERLPSGKFDTNDLVCQLAALTMNVLRLMGQQGLLGPHAPVRHAARRRRLKTVIQELVIRAARVINHGGRLWLGLGANDKAARAFCDLHAQFAASG, encoded by the coding sequence ATGGGGTTTGGATTTCGCGTCAAGCAACTCGACTATGACCTGACGCCGGTGGCCGGTCTGGCCCTTGTCGGTCATCACCTCAAGCGCCTCGATCCTCTGTTCAAACGCCTGGATGCCCAGTGGCCTTGCCGCGGCGGACTGCCGCCCAGCACACTGATGCGCAGCTATGTTGGCTTGCTCGCGCAGAGCAAGAGCGACTTCGATGCCATCGAAGGCTTTCGAGGCGATCGTTTCTTCCAGGAGGCGCTGGGTCTGGTGGGTGTGCCGTCCTCGCCCACCCTGCGCCAGCGCCTGGATGCGCAGGCCGCCCTGTGGTTTGACTTCACCTCCCAGGCGATTGAAGCGCTGCTGCGCAAGAGCCAACCGGACTATGGTCTTTTGCCTTGCGGTCATGTGCCGCTGGACATCGACACCTTCGCGATGGACAACTCGGGCACAGCCAAGGATGGGGTGAGCCGCACCTACGCGGGGGTCGATGGCTACTGCCCGCTGGCGGCCTACCTGGGCACGCATGGGTTTTGCCTGGAGTTCGCCCTACGTCCGGGCGCGCAGCACTCGGCTTCGGAGACGACCTACAACCTCGAGACGGCCGTGCCCATGGCGCAGCGCCTGTCGACCGCAGGCCCCAAGGCGCCGATTCTCGTGCGCATGGATGCGGGGTTTTGCTCGGCCGCCTTGATGGCCGACATGCAGCGCTGCAACAGGCCAGGACTGCCCCGGGTCGATGTTCTGATCAAGTGGAATCCCCGCAAGACCGATCCTCTGGAGGTCTTGCGACGGCAGGAACTGGAAGGGGGTTTGTTGTGGCAGCATCCGCGCGCAGGCAAGCGCGTGGCGGTTTGGGAGGTGGCCGTGCAGGTCGAAGGCATCGCCCATCGCCTGCGCCGCATTGTGCGCATCACGGAGCGCACCGTCGATGCCCGTGGCCAGCAGTTTTTGGTCCCCGAGATCATCTTGGAGGGCTGGACGACAAGCTTGCCCAAGGCCATCAGCGCCGAGGCGATCATCGACCTGTACGCCGGGCACGCTACGCACGAGCAGTTCCATGCGGAATTCAAAACCGACATGGATCTGGAGCGACTGCCCTCGGGGAAGTTCGACACGAACGATCTTGTCTGCCAGCTTGCGGCCCTGACGATGAACGTGCTGCGCCTCATGGGGCAGCAAGGGCTGCTGGGGCCGCATGCACCGGTGCGCCATGCGGCCAGGCGACGGCGTCTGAAGACTGTGATCCAGGAACTTGTCATCCGCGCAGCACGCGTGATCAACCATGGCGGGCGGCTGTGGTTGGGACTGGGCGCCAACGACAAGGCAGCCCGTGCCTTTTGCGATCTGCATGCGCAGTTCGCCGCCAGCGGCTGA